One genomic segment of Candidatus Nomurabacteria bacterium includes these proteins:
- a CDS encoding DUF11 domain-containing protein — protein sequence MRIGVSVPYSIDADSFTNTATMYSYEYPDGLTADETTEVIERFDLSVKKSSSTDLLIPGQDSSFSYDVRVENLGPSDVEGVNMKDIIPAPFTFIGYTLTSTTPGTVLCSTIGNNVDCDISYLRPGDYVVFKLNVSVPLNAESGTILNTAVFTTSETGETEWKAEDQVTIEEKAELDLVKSADKLSVAAGDTFTYTLRLSNLGPSDADNVILTDSIPAMFEILSVDSTDCSLVGNDLTCDVGTLLPDGIAFEVNILVKVDPAATEGEVKNTAYGYSDEDKTDDELVVGIYEDINIYTAKTHSANPVTAGNSTFDYTIVVKNNGLSQTDDLVVYDFLPEEFDYQSYTSTVGTCTYDPSPTFVDGEQLDTRFGVVVMPTDSVGDPILICDLGDLGAGEEVLITVTMDVPVDVDATLPGQGVLNWGWEVTDEQVSDFSDRIDVVEDVVLDLIKTTSDKVLISGQDNAEYKLSLTNTGYSTADNVVLQDVLPAGFEFISADPSPSPCPGSVLPVGTVEWCIGTLKPGETFEVMITAFVVASVQDGSYTNTAYATSDEDKDSDTADVNVDGSATLSIDKELESEDPAIAGQDELMFSILVRNLGPSVADMVTVTDDLSDYLQSLMILGYDLTALDYSVSTDVGSCSAVDLDNYSLTCEIGTLGVYGTSTPLPTEVKIMVTVDVPDVMESGEFENSVVASSEDSEKVSDVAPFEIDEKEYLKIEKSADREEVIAGEISNLITYTVSVTNSGPSSAENVIVDDILPEGLVLESYPTECVEGIGYLHCELGELAVDQTIKFEYVMSAPSVIEGGTYNNYVGTRSDDCMVREVDEDLSEDSRAFLKYCAEDEFDLSVREDVKLVVDKVDSTDPVIAGTEFDYIITVTNEGFSQADKLGITDTIPAQLEAISVDDPNCSINGNNLLCKYDHLDSGETKVVKVTVLALPSLEAQVIENIAYAATEETKGYDEEETTIYEDPTLTVEKLVDRTTAVAGDDTPLTYTITATNEGPSDADNVIVYDFLPDQFQLGTYSSNIGICTVDDTFDPDVSLDLRAVVLPSYPYQTDKVIICDLGTMDPDQTFTLTYEMYVPEGVDSISDPGINNSGSLVSDEKSLKFERDVEITEDVKLVIEKYDNYEDEESAVAGRDYVTYTIEVTNNGESDADNVCVSDLLPEGFVHIFSTPTPETEGCSENSSENPDALEWYFEHVASGETKTITVVVFVESSVLAGSYENLASVKSDEDSNDGSEITDVDVEVNLDMQKEDGDFTAVAGDPVLGYVTYTLTAMNYGPSDATEVTVYDWFPDGFMITEYDDSICTVSLVDGLTSEFDPARWYEMSCMVGALEVGESFTTEVTVWIPYDMDTATYNNYAEANDPDETQYCGDWGIEDDRTRIGLTESELESICYYDNEPIDVVEDVQLDVDKSSDPSVVHPGEEFEYLISVRNGGDSDAENVMITDEMPSVFEIVDVNIEKGECSVDGQTISCTIDKLDPDEIVEMIVTVRASVDAYPDVYTNYVVTSSDEDEGDEDSDDTEVLSIPDMFITKSNDWLGSTEPLSPGDVVRYSITLSVEDLLKKGDDLDEDIEQEINPSAVPLSISKEMIFHGVQDVVLTDLIPEGLSFIPGTSEVVDENGDPVSYSEPVYDDNAGVWMLGDIMVGGKVIVSYDAIVDGDADAGEYSDLAWATGTTPGDVEVLSKADEVDPSYFSENIVGTYVQVALNEFVETGVVLGSAIVRLPNTGVSSLISIVGLLTLLIGLVLFVGDWFKNKRSSKLFLRSGVAGVTAVMMSILLLASAQPALAQVGISISQPDAQTNDNNFKIPYVVANISNENIELACYVKGPSDVAFSTFGVSKSFTKSGTGFCQVDDNVVAENGVYQFKVEGSGYVSDIVEVDFSALVPDAPESYERTESDTCTSTLTFTVPSSSSATKAQIFRSTETSFVASATTLVGELAVSSGEDVEFLDTPSDCNDTYYYSLRLIDEFGNSSTFVGDEVVITQVIDEPVTTTNTSGQGDTGGTVEGAVDTNGDGVIDEKDGEVLGEEETPDDDTKTNEDEADKKDTSEESFVEKYGVIILGLAVVGVVVYWYVRRQRA from the coding sequence GTGAGGATCGGGGTATCTGTTCCGTATTCAATAGATGCTGATTCGTTCACAAATACTGCAACCATGTATTCTTACGAATACCCTGACGGACTGACTGCAGATGAAACAACAGAAGTGATCGAGAGATTCGATCTGTCAGTAAAGAAATCATCCAGTACTGATCTTCTTATCCCAGGTCAAGACAGTAGCTTCTCATATGATGTAAGAGTCGAGAACCTAGGACCTTCTGATGTAGAAGGTGTAAATATGAAAGATATCATACCTGCACCATTTACATTCATCGGTTATACGCTTACATCTACTACACCTGGTACTGTATTGTGTAGCACAATAGGAAATAATGTCGACTGTGATATTTCTTACCTGCGCCCTGGGGATTATGTTGTATTCAAGCTAAATGTATCTGTTCCTCTAAATGCCGAGAGTGGCACGATATTAAACACAGCAGTTTTCACTACTTCAGAAACAGGTGAAACCGAATGGAAAGCTGAGGATCAAGTCACTATCGAAGAAAAAGCTGAGCTTGATCTTGTAAAGTCTGCGGATAAACTTTCAGTTGCAGCTGGTGATACATTCACCTACACATTAAGACTTTCAAACTTAGGTCCATCTGATGCTGATAATGTCATATTGACTGATAGTATCCCGGCAATGTTCGAGATCCTTTCGGTTGACAGCACTGATTGTTCACTAGTTGGTAATGATCTGACATGTGATGTGGGTACACTATTACCAGATGGAATTGCTTTTGAGGTAAATATTCTAGTCAAAGTAGATCCGGCAGCAACAGAAGGAGAGGTGAAGAATACTGCTTACGGCTACTCAGATGAGGATAAGACCGATGATGAACTTGTTGTAGGTATTTATGAGGATATAAATATCTATACAGCAAAGACTCACAGTGCCAATCCTGTTACTGCGGGGAATTCCACTTTTGATTATACGATCGTGGTAAAGAATAATGGCCTTTCTCAGACAGATGATCTTGTTGTTTACGACTTCCTGCCGGAAGAGTTTGACTACCAAAGCTATACATCTACAGTAGGTACATGTACATATGACCCCTCTCCAACATTCGTTGATGGTGAACAGTTAGATACTAGATTTGGAGTCGTCGTAATGCCAACTGATAGTGTAGGAGATCCTATCTTGATCTGTGATCTAGGAGATCTCGGTGCAGGAGAAGAGGTTCTTATCACGGTAACGATGGACGTACCAGTAGATGTTGATGCAACCCTCCCCGGTCAAGGAGTACTTAATTGGGGCTGGGAAGTGACCGACGAACAAGTTAGTGACTTTAGCGATAGGATCGATGTTGTTGAGGATGTTGTCCTCGACTTGATCAAAACAACCTCCGACAAGGTCTTGATCTCAGGTCAGGATAATGCAGAATATAAACTGTCACTTACAAATACCGGTTATTCAACCGCAGATAATGTAGTTTTGCAGGATGTATTACCAGCAGGATTTGAGTTTATCTCTGCAGATCCTTCCCCTTCGCCTTGTCCCGGTTCGGTTCTTCCTGTCGGAACTGTGGAGTGGTGTATTGGAACTCTAAAGCCTGGAGAAACTTTCGAGGTAATGATAACTGCTTTTGTTGTGGCATCAGTTCAAGATGGCTCATACACAAATACCGCTTATGCAACTTCAGATGAGGATAAGGATTCTGATACAGCTGATGTAAATGTCGATGGTTCTGCCACACTTAGTATCGATAAAGAATTAGAATCTGAAGATCCAGCCATAGCAGGTCAGGATGAACTAATGTTTAGTATATTAGTACGAAATCTAGGTCCTTCTGTTGCTGATATGGTGACTGTGACTGATGATCTCTCAGATTATCTACAGTCTTTGATGATATTAGGATATGATCTCACAGCACTGGATTATAGCGTTTCAACAGACGTTGGAAGCTGTTCAGCCGTAGATCTCGATAACTACTCACTTACATGTGAAATAGGAACATTGGGTGTTTACGGGACATCGACCCCCCTACCTACAGAGGTGAAGATCATGGTAACCGTAGATGTTCCAGATGTTATGGAATCAGGTGAATTTGAGAATTCCGTAGTCGCATCATCAGAGGATTCCGAAAAGGTTAGCGATGTGGCACCTTTTGAGATTGATGAAAAAGAGTACCTAAAGATCGAAAAGTCAGCAGACCGAGAAGAAGTGATAGCAGGAGAAATATCCAATTTGATAACCTATACGGTATCCGTCACAAATAGTGGTCCTTCATCAGCCGAAAATGTAATTGTGGATGATATTCTTCCAGAAGGATTGGTTTTAGAGTCATATCCTACAGAATGTGTTGAAGGTATAGGTTACTTACATTGTGAATTAGGAGAACTTGCAGTTGATCAGACCATCAAATTTGAATATGTCATGTCAGCACCAAGTGTAATTGAAGGTGGTACCTATAATAACTATGTGGGTACAAGATCTGATGACTGTATGGTAAGAGAGGTTGATGAAGATCTGAGTGAGGACAGTAGAGCATTTCTTAAATATTGTGCTGAGGATGAATTTGATCTGTCAGTTCGCGAAGATGTTAAATTAGTAGTAGATAAAGTTGATTCAACAGATCCAGTTATAGCAGGTACTGAATTTGACTATATCATTACTGTAACAAATGAAGGCTTTTCACAAGCAGATAAGTTGGGTATTACTGATACCATCCCTGCTCAACTAGAGGCTATCTCCGTTGATGATCCTAACTGTTCTATAAATGGTAATAACTTGTTGTGTAAATACGATCATCTAGATTCAGGAGAGACGAAAGTCGTCAAGGTAACGGTCCTTGCACTTCCGAGTTTAGAAGCTCAGGTGATCGAAAATATCGCATATGCCGCTACCGAAGAAACAAAGGGTTATGACGAAGAAGAGACTACTATATACGAGGACCCAACACTTACAGTAGAGAAACTCGTTGACAGAACTACTGCAGTTGCAGGTGATGATACACCTTTGACCTATACTATCACCGCAACTAACGAGGGTCCGTCCGATGCAGATAATGTAATTGTGTATGATTTTTTGCCGGATCAATTCCAGCTTGGAACATATTCTTCAAATATCGGTATTTGTACGGTGGATGATACCTTTGATCCTGATGTCTCATTGGATCTCCGAGCAGTTGTATTACCAAGCTATCCGTATCAGACGGATAAAGTGATCATCTGTGACTTGGGGACAATGGATCCGGATCAAACATTTACACTTACATATGAGATGTATGTACCTGAAGGTGTTGATTCGATCTCAGATCCTGGGATCAATAATTCCGGTTCATTGGTTTCTGACGAAAAGAGCCTGAAATTTGAAAGAGATGTGGAGATAACGGAAGATGTTAAGTTAGTGATAGAGAAGTATGATAATTACGAAGATGAGGAGAGTGCAGTTGCAGGTCGTGATTATGTAACTTATACGATCGAAGTTACAAATAATGGTGAATCTGATGCAGACAATGTATGCGTGTCGGATCTGCTTCCTGAAGGTTTTGTACATATTTTCTCAACACCTACCCCAGAAACTGAGGGATGTAGTGAAAATAGTAGTGAGAACCCAGATGCATTGGAATGGTATTTTGAGCATGTCGCTTCTGGTGAGACAAAGACGATAACAGTTGTTGTCTTTGTAGAATCATCAGTTCTTGCTGGTTCATATGAGAATCTCGCATCAGTCAAATCTGATGAGGATTCCAATGATGGAAGTGAAATAACAGATGTTGATGTTGAAGTAAATCTCGATATGCAGAAAGAAGATGGCGATTTCACAGCAGTAGCAGGTGATCCGGTACTTGGGTATGTGACCTACACACTTACAGCTATGAACTATGGACCATCTGACGCGACCGAAGTCACAGTTTACGATTGGTTCCCTGATGGATTTATGATCACCGAGTACGACGACTCAATATGTACTGTTTCTCTAGTAGACGGTTTAACCTCAGAATTTGATCCAGCTAGATGGTATGAGATGTCATGTATGGTAGGTGCACTGGAAGTAGGAGAAAGCTTCACAACCGAGGTTACGGTATGGATCCCATATGACATGGATACTGCTACATACAACAATTATGCTGAAGCCAACGACCCTGACGAAACACAGTATTGTGGAGATTGGGGTATAGAGGATGATAGAACACGGATAGGACTAACAGAATCGGAGTTGGAAAGTATCTGTTACTACGATAATGAACCGATCGATGTTGTAGAGGATGTCCAATTAGATGTTGATAAGAGTAGTGATCCATCGGTTGTGCATCCGGGTGAAGAATTTGAGTATCTTATCTCTGTACGAAATGGTGGAGATTCTGATGCTGAAAATGTCATGATCACAGATGAAATGCCATCTGTGTTCGAAATAGTAGATGTTAATATAGAGAAAGGTGAGTGTAGTGTTGATGGTCAGACCATCAGCTGTACGATCGACAAACTTGATCCAGATGAGATAGTTGAGATGATCGTCACAGTAAGAGCTTCTGTTGATGCATATCCTGATGTTTACACAAATTATGTGGTCACGAGCTCAGATGAAGATGAGGGAGATGAGGACTCTGACGATACAGAAGTCTTGAGTATCCCAGATATGTTCATTACAAAGAGTAATGATTGGTTAGGTAGTACTGAACCTCTCTCCCCAGGAGATGTTGTAAGATATTCGATCACTCTTTCTGTTGAGGATCTGTTAAAAAAGGGTGACGATCTCGATGAAGATATCGAACAGGAGATAAATCCCTCAGCCGTACCGCTATCGATCTCAAAGGAGATGATCTTCCATGGTGTGCAGGATGTTGTCCTGACAGACTTGATCCCTGAAGGATTGAGTTTTATCCCAGGAACATCAGAAGTAGTTGATGAGAATGGTGATCCAGTAAGTTACAGTGAACCAGTATACGATGATAATGCAGGTGTATGGATGTTAGGAGATATTATGGTCGGTGGTAAGGTCATCGTAAGTTACGATGCAATAGTAGACGGGGATGCCGATGCAGGTGAATATAGTGATCTTGCATGGGCGACAGGGACCACACCTGGAGATGTTGAGGTACTAAGCAAAGCAGATGAGGTAGACCCATCATACTTCTCAGAGAATATTGTCGGAACTTATGTACAGGTAGCGTTAAATGAATTTGTTGAAACTGGAGTTGTGTTAGGTAGTGCGATCGTAAGACTTCCAAATACCGGAGTCTCAAGTTTGATCTCGATAGTTGGATTGTTAACACTCTTGATCGGGCTCGTACTGTTTGTAGGAGATTGGTTCAAGAATAAGAGATCCAGTAAGTTATTCTTAAGATCAGGAGTTGCTGGAGTGACTGCTGTTATGATGTCGATATTGCTACTTGCATCGGCACAGCCAGCCTTAGCGCAAGTAGGTATTTCGATCAGTCAACCGGATGCACAGACAAATGACAACAACTTCAAGATCCCTTATGTTGTAGCAAACATCAGTAATGAAAATATCGAACTTGCATGTTATGTGAAAGGACCTTCTGACGTAGCGTTTAGTACATTTGGCGTCAGTAAGAGTTTTACCAAGAGCGGTACTGGATTCTGTCAGGTCGATGACAATGTCGTAGCTGAGAATGGCGTTTACCAGTTCAAAGTAGAAGGAAGCGGATATGTATCAGATATTGTAGAGGTAGATTTCAGTGCACTTGTTCCTGATGCTCCAGAATCCTACGAGAGAACGGAAAGTGATACATGTACAAGTACATTAACATTCACAGTACCTTCTAGTAGCTCCGCTACAAAGGCGCAGATCTTCAGATCGACTGAAACTTCATTTGTTGCAAGTGCGACGACATTAGTAGGAGAATTAGCTGTGAGTTCAGGTGAAGATGTGGAATTTCTAGACACACCATCCGATTGTAATGATACTTATTACTACTCATTGAGATTGATCGACGAATTCGGCAATTCTTCGACATTTGTAGGTGATGAGGTCGTTATCACTCAAGTGATAGATGAACCTGTCACTACAACCAATACTTCTGGTCAAGGAGATACAGGAGGTACTGTAGAAGGTGCTGTGGATACAAATGGAGATGGAGTTATCGATGAGAAAGACGGAGAAGTACTGGGAGAAGAAGAAACTCCAGACGATGATACAAAGACAAATGAGGATGAGGCGGATAAAAAAGATACATCCGAGGAGAGTTTCGTAGAAAAGTATGGAGTGATCATACTTGGACTTGCAGTGGTCGGAGTGGTAGTCTATTGGTATGTCAGGAGACAGCGTGCATAA
- a CDS encoding sortase, which yields MSGDSVHKISDTILNKLRVYSRARVIAITLVTLGVLILLYLFLPLLIAKIDYLTSTDENRVVEERVDTVWSENRGSAVPNITLIEDLFPDKEFSIIIPKIDARSRVIADVDPFDQVAYTVALNNGIAHAKGTAYPDQIGNTFLFAHSALNFYDLVKQNVNFFLLTELVKGDEIYIMYKGEMSKYIVEKNIKVDPEEIGYLTTGSDHGKLTLMTCWPAGTDFKRVIVEATKQ from the coding sequence ATGTCAGGAGACAGCGTGCATAAAATATCTGATACTATTCTTAATAAACTACGTGTCTACTCAAGAGCCAGGGTGATAGCAATCACCCTGGTAACTCTTGGGGTTTTGATACTATTGTATCTTTTCCTTCCTCTCTTGATCGCCAAGATAGACTATCTAACATCCACAGATGAGAATCGTGTAGTTGAAGAGCGTGTAGATACTGTATGGAGTGAGAATAGAGGGTCAGCAGTACCCAATATCACCCTGATAGAAGATCTTTTCCCGGATAAAGAATTTTCGATCATAATTCCAAAAATCGATGCTAGATCTAGAGTGATCGCCGATGTAGATCCATTTGACCAAGTAGCATATACTGTTGCATTGAATAATGGTATCGCACATGCAAAAGGTACTGCATACCCAGACCAGATAGGAAATACATTTCTCTTTGCTCATTCAGCTCTAAACTTCTATGACCTAGTAAAACAGAATGTGAATTTCTTTCTACTAACTGAGCTAGTGAAGGGTGACGAGATCTACATCATGTATAAAGGTGAGATGAGCAAATACATTGTAGAGAAGAACATCAAGGTGGATCCGGAGGAGATCGGGTATTTAACTACTGGGTCAGATCATGGGAAATTGACTTTGATGACTTGTTGGCCTGCCGGAACAGACTTCAAGCGTGTAATTGTTGAAGCTACGAAGCAGTAG
- a CDS encoding LemA family protein — protein sequence MKKTLFIALLGIVGVLVLVGGYLVGKYNTMVDLDLDAEKAQGQVEVVLQRRFDLIPNLVESVRGAMDQEEDVFTALAEARTRYAGTSSGTPERVDAANQVESALSRLLVVMENYPELRSVDTVQSLMDELTGTENRISVERQRYNEEVTTYNKFIRRFPNNLLAGMFGFEDRPLFEAVSEADVAPSVDLAD from the coding sequence ATGAAGAAAACATTATTTATAGCACTACTAGGTATAGTAGGAGTGTTGGTACTAGTAGGTGGATATCTGGTTGGGAAATACAACACCATGGTAGACCTTGATCTAGACGCAGAAAAGGCTCAAGGACAAGTGGAAGTCGTATTGCAAAGAAGGTTTGATCTGATCCCAAATCTGGTTGAGTCTGTACGTGGTGCTATGGATCAGGAGGAAGATGTCTTCACAGCACTTGCTGAAGCACGTACAAGATATGCAGGTACATCGTCAGGTACTCCTGAGCGTGTTGATGCTGCAAATCAAGTGGAAAGTGCATTGAGCAGGTTACTCGTAGTTATGGAGAACTATCCAGAATTGCGAAGTGTTGATACAGTACAGTCACTAATGGACGAGCTTACAGGTACAGAAAATAGGATCAGCGTAGAACGACAAAGGTATAATGAAGAAGTCACTACATATAACAAATTCATCCGTCGCTTCCCCAATAATCTCCTAGCAGGGATGTTTGGATTTGAAGATAGACCATTGTTTGAGGCTGTCTCAGAAGCAGATGTTGCACCATCAGTTGATCTAGCTGACTAG
- a CDS encoding TPM domain-containing protein, protein MSKNWVIGIKILSIIWICILSVSSVYAQLKFPEPTGFVNDYENIISNDEELEAKLNAYEKETTNEITVVTVPDFQGTTIEDYAVKLFEAWGIGKEDRDNGILILVSASERQSRIEIGYGLEGALTDAESGRIQDNAMIPSFKEDDYTTGINNGVDAVIEAIAGEYTAEGYTGTDTSGQDPLNTNLLTTIGVFGFMLFQAVAFSKSWWLGGVIGFIGGMIIGGFDSAVIFTIIGLIVDFVLSKFFSSTSTGRSLARGASRSIFPISGGRSSSGGGFGGFGGGGSGGGGSSRSW, encoded by the coding sequence ATGTCCAAAAATTGGGTAATTGGTATCAAAATTTTATCGATCATCTGGATCTGCATTCTTTCAGTCAGTTCTGTTTACGCTCAACTAAAATTCCCAGAGCCTACGGGATTTGTCAACGACTATGAGAATATCATCTCCAATGATGAGGAATTAGAAGCAAAATTAAATGCCTATGAAAAGGAAACAACTAATGAGATAACTGTTGTGACAGTACCAGATTTTCAAGGTACAACTATTGAAGATTATGCTGTCAAACTGTTTGAGGCATGGGGGATCGGTAAAGAGGATAGGGATAATGGCATACTTATATTGGTTTCAGCATCAGAGAGACAATCCCGGATCGAGATAGGTTACGGATTAGAAGGAGCATTAACAGATGCCGAATCGGGTAGGATCCAAGACAATGCAATGATACCCTCATTCAAGGAAGATGATTATACTACCGGTATCAATAATGGAGTAGATGCTGTGATCGAAGCAATAGCAGGTGAGTATACTGCTGAGGGGTATACAGGTACGGATACCTCAGGTCAGGATCCATTGAATACCAATCTACTAACTACAATTGGGGTATTTGGATTCATGCTGTTTCAAGCAGTAGCATTCAGTAAGAGTTGGTGGTTAGGAGGTGTGATAGGATTTATTGGGGGAATGATAATCGGAGGTTTTGATTCAGCCGTTATATTTACCATCATTGGTTTGATAGTTGACTTCGTACTCTCAAAATTCTTTAGTAGTACTTCTACAGGAAGATCATTGGCACGAGGTGCATCTAGATCTATCTTTCCGATATCAGGAGGTCGCAGTAGCTCCGGTGGCGGTTTTGGAGGGTTTGGAGGTGGTGGGTCCGGTGGTGGCGGTAGCTCTAGGAGTTGGTGA
- a CDS encoding M48 family metalloprotease, with amino-acid sequence MNIFSNYSKTAFLLGALSALLILIAYLFGGDASIIPMLLISVSLNLAIYFYSDRVAIASAKAKKAQRSQFKDLYRSMEKLSVAFDIPTPELYISPERTPNAFATGRNPSNAVVCLTQGLIDTLPLQEIEGVIAHEMSHIKNRDTLIATMAAVIASIVSTIPRMAIWFGSGSRDNDSSDGIAQLITIILAPFLAMLLQLAITRSREYSADEMAARNMGSALPLAHALRTISTSTNSSPTLRQDPVFASLYISSPKQKQNKLSEIFSTHLPTEKRIERLMSLQF; translated from the coding sequence GTGAATATTTTTTCAAATTACTCAAAAACAGCATTCCTATTAGGTGCGCTATCAGCACTACTTATCTTGATAGCCTATCTTTTTGGAGGTGATGCCAGCATCATACCGATGCTTTTGATCTCAGTAAGTCTAAACCTAGCCATCTACTTTTATAGCGATAGGGTTGCAATAGCTTCAGCAAAAGCCAAGAAAGCTCAAAGAAGTCAGTTCAAGGATTTATATAGGAGTATGGAAAAACTATCGGTTGCATTTGATATACCAACTCCCGAACTTTACATTTCACCTGAGCGAACACCAAACGCCTTTGCAACCGGACGCAATCCTTCAAATGCTGTTGTATGTCTTACACAAGGATTGATCGACACACTGCCTCTACAAGAGATCGAAGGAGTCATAGCGCATGAAATGTCGCATATAAAGAATCGAGACACACTCATCGCGACCATGGCAGCGGTTATCGCTAGCATTGTTAGTACTATCCCCAGAATGGCAATTTGGTTCGGGTCTGGATCTAGAGATAATGATTCTTCAGATGGAATTGCACAACTGATAACAATAATACTTGCACCATTTCTTGCTATGCTTCTCCAATTAGCAATAACTCGCTCAAGAGAATACTCAGCCGACGAGATGGCAGCCAGAAACATGGGTTCTGCACTACCACTTGCACATGCTCTAAGAACGATCTCAACATCTACCAATTCTAGTCCTACGTTAAGACAGGATCCCGTATTCGCATCTTTGTATATAAGTTCTCCTAAACAGAAACAAAATAAGCTTTCTGAGATCTTCTCTACCCATCTCCCAACCGAGAAACGTATAGAGAGATTAATGTCACTGCAGTTCTAG
- a CDS encoding DNA recombination protein RmuC — MEFAIGFILALGVMAVALFILKDKLFKQTEQQNEAAMRALELQLKSMLPDIMKQSNDMLVSRANEVLGAEKKEIKTDLENKRGEIERMIKLVQEDLKRSQKELSEAEQKRIGSFHELRERLENQQKVTEQLRVSTDQLKGLLSDNQMRGQFGEQIAEDLLRMTGFVRGIDYEFNKKQESSETRPDFSVFLPDGTRINVDAKFPYSNLQKMSESEDPSQKDKYLREFERDVKNKIKQVTSRDYINPDDQTVDFVILFIPNEMIFSFIYERFNDVWTEAMSNKVILAGPFSFTAILRMIRQAYESFRYQNNVRQIIGHIKQFEKEFESFTSEFIKIDKKISELKNQYDKVSGTRTNQLQKTVDKVRLEGVEYEDSGKQKSLLE; from the coding sequence ATGGAATTTGCTATTGGATTTATCCTTGCTTTGGGTGTTATGGCTGTCGCACTCTTTATACTTAAAGACAAATTATTTAAGCAGACCGAACAGCAGAATGAAGCTGCTATGCGTGCATTGGAATTGCAACTCAAATCAATGCTTCCCGACATAATGAAACAATCCAACGACATGCTCGTATCAAGGGCAAACGAAGTGTTAGGAGCAGAGAAGAAAGAGATCAAGACAGATCTTGAGAATAAGCGAGGCGAGATCGAAAGAATGATCAAATTGGTTCAAGAAGACTTGAAAAGAAGTCAGAAAGAATTGTCAGAAGCAGAGCAGAAGAGAATAGGCTCCTTTCATGAACTAAGGGAGAGATTGGAAAACCAACAGAAAGTTACAGAGCAGTTGCGAGTGAGTACGGATCAGTTGAAGGGGTTGCTATCAGATAATCAGATGCGTGGTCAATTTGGTGAACAGATCGCTGAAGATCTACTACGAATGACTGGTTTTGTAAGGGGGATCGATTATGAATTCAACAAAAAACAAGAATCATCTGAGACTAGACCTGATTTCTCGGTGTTCTTACCTGATGGCACGAGGATCAATGTTGATGCAAAATTCCCATACTCAAATTTACAAAAAATGTCAGAATCAGAAGATCCCTCACAAAAAGATAAATATCTCCGGGAATTTGAACGTGATGTCAAGAATAAGATCAAACAGGTAACCTCTCGTGATTATATTAATCCAGATGATCAAACTGTTGATTTTGTGATCCTTTTCATTCCAAACGAGATGATATTCTCTTTTATATATGAACGGTTTAATGATGTTTGGACTGAGGCAATGAGTAACAAGGTAATACTGGCAGGCCCGTTCAGCTTTACTGCGATACTGAGGATGATCCGACAGGCGTACGAAAGTTTCAGATATCAGAACAACGTAAGGCAGATCATTGGTCATATAAAACAATTTGAGAAGGAGTTCGAGTCTTTCACATCAGAATTCATCAAGATCGATAAGAAGATATCAGAATTAAAGAATCAATATGACAAAGTTAGTGGAACTCGTACCAATCAACTACAAAAGACAGTTGACAAAGTTCGGCTTGAAGGAGTTGAGTATGAGGATAGTGGGAAACAGAAAAGCTTACTTGAGTAG